In a single window of the Fusobacterium sp. genome:
- a CDS encoding ketopantoate reductase family protein has translation MKIAILGCGAMGTVMGAYMTKNGLNVEMIDSYKEHVDMLNKNGAHIIGSVDMTVPVKAITPEEMKGVYDIVFLLTKQTANDVVLKNLLPHLNENSTVCTLQNGVPEHFVAEYAGEKRTVGGTVLWGATFIEPGISELTQDIRKNDHLFEIGEIDGAIGERIKKVADMLGYMGKAKITDSLMASRWGKLINNACMSGMSAACGATFGEILKNEKSRACLSYLAREVKKCCEAEGYKLPILLNEQEPYSCDIKDQEMFNTNQKMFLEMYKDMHTAKASMLQDLEKEKKTEVQMINGYVSSTGDKHNIHTPFNDTIVEIVTKIEGKILPLSMDNLKYFNDDLFEFEYYQE, from the coding sequence ATGAAAATAGCAATTTTAGGATGTGGAGCAATGGGAACTGTCATGGGAGCCTATATGACAAAGAATGGTTTAAATGTAGAGATGATTGACAGTTACAAGGAACATGTAGATATGCTGAATAAAAATGGTGCTCATATTATTGGAAGTGTTGATATGACAGTACCTGTAAAGGCTATTACACCAGAAGAAATGAAAGGAGTATATGACATAGTTTTTCTTCTCACAAAGCAGACAGCTAATGATGTAGTATTAAAAAATCTCCTTCCTCATTTAAATGAGAACAGCACAGTATGTACTCTGCAAAATGGAGTTCCAGAGCATTTTGTAGCAGAATATGCAGGAGAAAAGAGAACAGTAGGGGGAACTGTATTGTGGGGAGCAACATTCATAGAACCAGGAATTTCAGAGCTTACACAGGATATAAGAAAAAATGACCATCTTTTTGAAATAGGTGAAATAGATGGTGCTATAGGGGAAAGAATAAAAAAAGTGGCAGATATGCTGGGATATATGGGAAAGGCAAAAATTACAGACAGCCTCATGGCTTCAAGATGGGGGAAACTGATAAACAATGCTTGTATGAGTGGAATGTCTGCTGCATGCGGAGCGACTTTCGGGGAGATTTTAAAGAATGAAAAATCAAGAGCCTGCCTCAGCTATCTGGCAAGAGAGGTAAAAAAATGCTGTGAAGCAGAAGGATATAAACTGCCAATACTTTTAAATGAGCAGGAACCTTATTCATGTGACATAAAAGATCAGGAAATGTTTAATACTAATCAAAAAATGTTTCTTGAAATGTATAAAGATATGCATACAGCTAAAGCAAGTATGCTTCAAGACCTTGAAAAAGAAAAGAAAACAGAAGTTCAGATGATAAATGGATATGTAAGCTCAACAGGAGATAAACATAATATACACACTCCATTTAACGATACTATTGTTGAGATAGTCACTAAGATAGAAGGAAAAATTCTTCCTCTCTCTATGGATAATTTAAAATATTTTAATGACGACCTGTTTGAATTTGAATATTATCAAGAATAA
- a CDS encoding GntP family permease encodes MDILSVLGLILAVIVLIIGAYKGLGALPLTLLASAVVILTSRIPIWTGFSQHYMSGYTNAYFSYFLLFCSSALYAKLMDISGCATSIGYKFIDWFGKKRVLLVSTLIISVLTYGGVSLFVVVYAVAPIMFLLFKEANLPRHLTMACLITGSATYTMTSLPGTTALTNVIPTQYLGTTLTAAPVFGILAAIAMFTMAMVYMGYAERLARKRGEVWSYPENADPLLYEIKDRSQLPSVTISFTPLISLVLIIILGSRFVANSTMLAVLGMLTGALLTYVLNIGRFKDKDMKNIFTAGLEGGITSIGGLAGVVGFGTVVSNSIAFKHIVNWVLGLGLNPYVQAIVATMVVCAVTGSSSGGLKIMYDSLGKTFLSSTANLSFLHRLSSISASALDTLPHSPGLFLMFAVLGLNHKTAYKHVFVCSIVIPSIVTIVSTVLIILFKV; translated from the coding sequence ATGGATATATTATCTGTACTAGGTTTGATATTAGCAGTTATAGTTTTAATTATAGGAGCTTATAAAGGTCTTGGAGCACTTCCCTTGACGCTCCTTGCCTCAGCAGTTGTTATACTGACAAGCAGAATTCCAATCTGGACTGGATTCTCTCAACATTATATGAGTGGATATACAAATGCTTATTTCAGTTATTTTTTACTATTCTGCAGTTCAGCACTATATGCAAAGCTGATGGATATTTCAGGGTGTGCAACTTCTATTGGATATAAATTTATTGACTGGTTTGGAAAAAAGAGAGTACTATTAGTTTCAACTTTAATTATAAGTGTTTTAACATATGGTGGTGTAAGCTTATTTGTAGTTGTTTATGCAGTAGCTCCTATTATGTTTCTGCTGTTCAAGGAAGCTAATCTGCCAAGACATCTTACAATGGCATGTCTGATAACAGGGTCAGCAACTTATACCATGACTTCCCTTCCAGGAACAACAGCTTTAACCAATGTTATCCCAACTCAATATTTAGGAACAACATTGACTGCTGCTCCTGTATTTGGAATTCTTGCTGCTATAGCAATGTTTACAATGGCAATGGTGTATATGGGATATGCAGAAAGGCTGGCTAGAAAGAGAGGAGAAGTTTGGAGCTATCCTGAAAATGCTGATCCCTTGCTATATGAAATAAAAGACAGAAGCCAGCTTCCTTCAGTAACAATATCTTTTACACCACTTATATCTCTTGTACTGATAATTATTTTAGGAAGCAGATTTGTAGCTAACTCAACTATGCTTGCAGTATTGGGAATGCTAACAGGGGCATTACTTACATATGTTTTAAATATTGGAAGATTTAAAGATAAAGATATGAAAAATATTTTTACAGCAGGGCTGGAAGGTGGAATAACAAGTATAGGTGGACTGGCAGGAGTTGTAGGGTTTGGAACAGTTGTATCTAATTCAATAGCCTTTAAACATATAGTAAATTGGGTACTGGGACTGGGATTAAATCCATATGTTCAAGCTATTGTAGCCACAATGGTAGTATGTGCAGTTACAGGTTCTTCATCTGGAGGATTGAAAATTATGTATGATTCACTGGGGAAAACTTTCCTGTCATCAACTGCAAATCTTTCTTTTTTACATAGACTGTCATCAATTTCAGCTTCAGCACTGGATACACTCCCACATTCACCAGGATTATTTCTGATGTTTGCAGTATTGGGACTGAATCATAAAACTGCCTATAAGCATGTATTTGTATGCAGTATTGTAATTCCATCTATTGTAACAATAGTTTCTACAGTGTTGATAATATTATTTAAGGTATAA